ACGGCCTTTAAATCAGCATAAATATCGGCGTGGTCAAATTCGATGCTGGTCAAAACCGCCAGGTGGGGCCGGTAATGGAGAAATTTTGGGCCTTTGTCAAAAAAAGCCGTATCGTATTCATCCCCCTCAATGACAAAATAAGGTCCCCGGCCTATCTGATAATTCCGTTCATAGCCTCTGAGGACGCCGCCGATCATGAAGCCCGGGGATAAACCGGCTTGATCCAAAATGGAGGCCAGCAAGGCTGAAGTGGTCGTCTTGCCATGGGTCCCGGCCACCACCAGGCAAATCTTGTCTTTCAGAAAAATTCGGGCCAGGGCCTGAGGCAGGGAAAGAAAGGGGATCCGGAGGCGGATCAATTCCTGGGCCTCCGGATTGACCCGGGTGATGACATTGCCCACGATAACCAGATCAGGTTTGGGATTCAAATTTTGCGGCCCGTAGCCCTGCCTGACCTCGATCCCGATGTCGGCCAGGAAGGTGCTCATCGGCGGATAAACAGCCTGATCGGAACCGGTGATATGAAATCCCTGCTCCTTAAGCATACCGGCCAAAGACCCCATGCCGGTGCCGCAGATACCCATGAGATGGATATGGTGAATATGTTCGGGAAGATAATTATTTGACAGGTCAATCATCGATATCCGTTCTTTCTCCCAAGGAGGTTAAGTCAATAATATGATCCAATTTTGATGGTCTTGTAAAAACTCGTCATTCCCGAATGTCTTTATCGGGAATCCAGATTTTTTAAGAAAATGAGAAAACCAAAGTCCCTGGATTCCGCTCCCCGATTTATGCATTCGGGGACAGGCTTTAAAGCAGGCCGGAATGACGGTTAAGGGGCGCATTAGCAAAAAATACGCTGTAGTACTAATCAATTTTGTTTAAACAAAGCGGTGCCCCATCCTTCACACCCTGATATACCGGAGCCCCATCCAGGCAGCGAACCCGCAAAAGATCAGGGTCAGGTAGAGGCCGGGAAGCAGGTTGGCCGACATGGCCCCGAGATATCCACCGGCTATGGCCCCGGCTGCCAGCCCCCAGACAATTTTCGAACGGACATTTCCCAACCGGTAATGGGTTATGGCGCCGATCATACCGGCCGGAACCATGACCAGAAGAGAAGTGCCCTGGGCCACATGCTGCTCCATACCGGCTAAAAGGACCATCAAGGGGACCATCAGGCCGCCCCCGCCGACACCCATCATCCCGGATATGAAGCCGGAAACCGCTCCGGTAAAAAGGAAAATGGCTATTTTTAACCATCCATCCAGTTCATAGATGTTCCCTAAAAAAAACCTTT
The Deltaproteobacteria bacterium DNA segment above includes these coding regions:
- a CDS encoding UDP-N-acetylmuramate:L-alanyl-gamma-D-glutamyl-meso-diaminopimelate ligase, which codes for MIDLSNNYLPEHIHHIHLMGICGTGMGSLAGMLKEQGFHITGSDQAVYPPMSTFLADIGIEVRQGYGPQNLNPKPDLVIVGNVITRVNPEAQELIRLRIPFLSLPQALARIFLKDKICLVVAGTHGKTTTSALLASILDQAGLSPGFMIGGVLRGYERNYQIGRGPYFVIEGDEYDTAFFDKGPKFLHYRPHLAVLTSIEFDHADIYADLKAVQKAFARFLSILPEEGLLVAHGPDPRIQEILFQAPCPVESYGLEARWDWHLEELRPTEQGSRFQVYRCQEFFGTFDSPLAGKH
- a CDS encoding sulfite exporter TauE/SafE family protein; protein product: MNGFWGCIIGLSGGYLGGLVGVGGGIIMVPLMTWLVRFTQHQAHGTSLVAIVFTGLVGAGIYALHGTVDWKAALILAATAIFTARYGALYAHSLADKKLKKAFGVFLVSISMILLAKRFFLGNIYELDGWLKIAIFLFTGAVSGFISGMMGVGGGGLMVPLMVLLAGMEQHVAQGTSLLVMVPAGMIGAITHYRLGNVRSKIVWGLAAGAIAGGYLGAMSANLLPGLYLTLIFCGFAAWMGLRYIRV